A genome region from Arachis duranensis cultivar V14167 chromosome 8, aradu.V14167.gnm2.J7QH, whole genome shotgun sequence includes the following:
- the LOC107460931 gene encoding 14-3-3-like protein B: MASTVPENLTREQYVYLAKLAEQAERYEEMVQFMQKLVLSSTPAAELSVEERNLLSVAYKNVIGSLRAAWRIVSSIEQKEEGRKNDDHVPLVRDYRSKVETELSNVCASILSLLDSNLIPSASAGESKVFYLKMKGDYHRYLAEFKTADERKAAAEDTMLSYKAAQDIAYADLPPTHPIRLGLALNYSVFYYEILNQSDKACGMAKQAFEEAIAELDTLGEESYKDSTLIMQLLRDNLTLWTSDVQDQLDEP; this comes from the exons atggcgTCCACGGTGCCGGAGAATCTAACCAGGGAACAATACGTGTACCTAGCCAAGCTAGCTGAGCAAGCAGAACGCTACGAAGAGATGGTCCAGTTCATGCAGAAGCTAGTCCTCTCTTCCACCCCCGCCGCCGAGCTCTCTGTCGAAGAGCGCAACCTCCTCTCCGTCGCATACAAGAACGTCATCGGCTCCCTGCGTGCCGCGTGGCGCATCGTTTCCTCAATCGAGCAGAAGGAGGAAGGTCGCAAGAACGACGACCACGTGCCTCTCGTCAGAGACTACAGATCCAAGGTGGAGACTGAGCTTTCCAACGTCTGCGCCAGCATCCTCTCGCTTCTCGACTCCAATCTCATCCCCTCCGCCTCCGCCGGCGAGTCCAAGGTCTTCTACCTCAAGATGAAAGGTGATTACCACCGTTACCTCGCCGAGTTCAAGACCGCCGATGAACGCAAAGCCGCCGCTGAGGACACCATGCTCTCTTACAAGGCCGCTCAG gACATTGCTTATGCGGATCTTCCACCTACTCATCCTATAAGATTGGGTCTGGCTCTCAACTACTCTGTTTTCTACTATGAAATCCTCAACCAGTCTGATAAAGCATGCGGCATGGCTAAACAG GCTTTTGAGGAAGCAATTGCTGAGCTGGATACCTTGGGAGAAGAATCCTACAAAGACAGCACGCTTATAATGCAGCTTTTAAGAGACAACCTTACCCTTTGGACTTCTGACGTCCAG GACCAGCTAGATGAGCCCTAA